AGACGTGCTGCGTGCCCCGGATGCCACGCGGCTGAATGCGCTGGCCTCCTTTATAGAGCATCTGCCCGAAAGCATCGGCCAGGACTCAGCCCAGGTGAGCGCCTGGGAAACCCTTCTCGCCTCAGCCCTGGTCAATGGCTGGGCTCTCCGTTAACGATCATGAAACACGCTCTTCATTCCTTCTTTGTCCGGATCTCCAACGTGCGTCTGAACGCCGAGATCCAGCGCGTCTTTGCCTCCGGTCTGCGCACCCACATCAATGCCGAGCTGCCGGAGTGGATTCAGCTCGCGCCTTATGGAGAATGGCCCACCAGCGAAAAGAATGCTGATGGCACGCCTGAGGCGGTGCAGGTCTTTGGCAAGGATGACGCCGAGGCCTTGGTAAAACGCTTCAATGCCTGGCACCGCAGGCTGTCACGCCTGGCACGCATCAACAGCTGCAAGGTCTATGTGGGGCATCCTGACTTTGCGCCTGACATCTGGCCCAAGCGTCAGGAGCTAGGCGATGTGCTGGAGCTGAGTGCTGATGACAAAGGCCTTAATGGCCGGATGCGCTGGAACTCGGATGCGCAAGCTCTGCTGAAGAAGAATCCCTTCCCGAGTGTGGCCTGGGATACCGAGGATCAATCCGAAGGGCGGGAACGCCCGGTGATGCTGTGGAGTGTGGGCATGACGAGCCGACCCAACATCAAAGGCGTGAAGAGCGCCATCAATGCCTGTGCTGAACCTGAAGCCGAACTCGAAACTGAAAACCAAACCGAACCACCCATGATCAAGAAAATCAAAGATGCGCTTTGCGGCGCTGGTCTGTGCAATGCGGATGATCCCGATGAAGTCATTCAAACCCATGTGGGGCAAATGATCGCCAACATTGGACAGCAGAAACAATGGGCCGCCCAGGAAAAGGCCCGCGCCGATAAAATGAAAACGGCGCTCAACTGCGATGTGACCGATGTTGATTCCGGCATCGAGACCGCTCTGGCGCGCATCAATGCGCTGAACGGTGAAAAGACCAGTCTTGAAACGCGTGTGAACGCCCTCACCTCCGAGCGTGATGAGGCACGCAAGGCCCGCTGCAATGCCATCCTTGACCGTCTGGTGGAAAGCGGGCGCATCACCAAGGCCGAGGCCGATGCGCAGGGGGATGATGCACTCTCCACGCGTCTGAATGCCGAGCCTGACAAAGTGCTGGCAGAGATGCTGCAAAAGCCGTGCAGGCTGAACAATCAAGGCCTGAATCTGGGGCGGAGCAAAGAGGCCATCATGGATGCCAGTGAGCGCCGCTCCCGCATCAACACGTGGACGGATGACTACATGGTCAAAAACAAAGTCGGCTATGACGACGCTTACAAAGCCGCCCAGGCCTGCCCGGAGCTGAAGCCTCTCTTTGATGCGATGAAGCAGCCTGAATCCTAACCCGCCAATCATTCTGACCGAACAGCACACGCAC
The sequence above is drawn from the Prosthecobacter vanneervenii genome and encodes:
- a CDS encoding phage protease is translated as MKHALHSFFVRISNVRLNAEIQRVFASGLRTHINAELPEWIQLAPYGEWPTSEKNADGTPEAVQVFGKDDAEALVKRFNAWHRRLSRLARINSCKVYVGHPDFAPDIWPKRQELGDVLELSADDKGLNGRMRWNSDAQALLKKNPFPSVAWDTEDQSEGRERPVMLWSVGMTSRPNIKGVKSAINACAEPEAELETENQTEPPMIKKIKDALCGAGLCNADDPDEVIQTHVGQMIANIGQQKQWAAQEKARADKMKTALNCDVTDVDSGIETALARINALNGEKTSLETRVNALTSERDEARKARCNAILDRLVESGRITKAEADAQGDDALSTRLNAEPDKVLAEMLQKPCRLNNQGLNLGRSKEAIMDASERRSRINTWTDDYMVKNKVGYDDAYKAAQACPELKPLFDAMKQPES